A part of Kryptolebias marmoratus isolate JLee-2015 linkage group LG8, ASM164957v2, whole genome shotgun sequence genomic DNA contains:
- the LOC112450591 gene encoding uncharacterized protein LOC112450591: MTLNNKMKTLCLFLLLHASLQLQCDKKKITAHIGEEFVLVCKYDSSRYLVSKKYWCRGSSRNSCQILMDTDGIAKSAKSQIFDNNRNGLFVKVTNLQIEDSDVYWIGIDKIYSDIMVSVNLVVTKVPVSKPRLWPLSSLVPTCWGEPVTVRCGCTKGDDIYYTWYQQTPHRDFLVHRSSDLSLHCGATKEDSKYYCFANNSVSSEQSDIVSVHVLIPANSSCIYVVNIQGQPAYDCADRMRTTTAETPPLTTCEGRTETHSDPGDQFLTTNQTDHVGFFSRAWTGVPLWYTLLRWGLFASLFITLCIVLRCTKARHKKYAKRRRRRRVNGKQSTR, translated from the exons ATgacattaaacaacaaaatgaaaacactttgcctgtttttgcttcttcaCG CAAGCCTCCAGCTTCAGTGcgacaaaaaaaagatcacgGCACATATTGGAGAAGAATTTGTGCTTGTATGCAAGTATGACTCCAGCAGGTACCTGGTCAGCAAGAAGTACTGGTGCAGAGGCTCCTCCAGAAACTCTTGTCAGATTTTGATGGATACAGATGGCATTGCCAAAAGTGCAAAGTCTCAGATATTTGACAATAATAGAAATGGCCTATTTGTGAAAGTTACAAATCTCCAAATAGAGGACTCCGATGTGTACTGGATTGGAATTGACAAAATATATAGTGACATCATGGTTTCAGTCAACCTGGTTGTCACTAAAG TTCCAGTATCTAAACCCAGACTTTGGCCCCTGAGCTCTCTCGTGCCAACGTGTTGGGGAGAGCCAGTGACTGTGCGCTGTGGTTGTACGAAGGGCGATGACATTTATTACACCTGGTATCAGCAAACTCCCCACAGGGACTTCCTGGTGCACCGCTCATCGGATTTGAGCCTACATTGTGGAGCAACAAAAGAGGACAGCAAGTATTATTGTTTTGCCAATAACAGTGTAAGCAGCGAGCAGAGCGATATTGTCTCTGTGCATGTCCTGATCcctgcaaacagcagctgcatctATGTTGTTAATATCCAAG GCCAGCCAGCGTATGACTGTGCAGACAGAATGAGAACAACCACAGCTGAAACTCCGCCTCTGACAACCTGCGAAGGGAGAACAGAAACCCACTCTGACCCCGGAGATCAGTTCTTAACAACCAATCAAACTGATCACGTTGGCTTTTTCAGCAG aGCATGGACCGGGGTGCCACTCTGGTATACGCTGCTGCGCTGGGGGTTGTTCGCATCTTTATTCATAACTCTGTGTATAGTTCTCAGATGTACAAAAGCAAGACATAAGAAATATGccaagaggaggagaaggaggagggttAATGGGAAACAAAGTACACGTTAG